Part of the Nomascus leucogenys isolate Asia unplaced genomic scaffold, Asia_NLE_v1 000786F_10942_qpd_obj, whole genome shotgun sequence genome, tgggggggctgaggcaggagaatcagttgaacctgtgaggtggaggttgcaatgagcttagattgtaccactgcactctagcctgggtgactgagtgaggctttttctgaaaaaaagaagaaatttccttCCTTATCCACAAAGACAGCATTTCAGGTGAACATTTCAGTGTACTCACTCCATGCTGTGAAGAATTACTATAGCTTATAGAAGGAAGGGCATGTTTTGGGGGCCACCAGGATCTGGCTTATTCCTTCATGTGCTTCCATAGTCTCTGCCAGGTCCAGTTaagtgacctaacatatggtccaGTGAATATGAGACCAAGGAAGAAAATTCATCATGCAGTGCCCGGAGTCCTCTCAAGCAACCACTAAGGATCTGATGCTTCACAGCAGTGTGCTCTCTGTCGTACACATTAGCATTGCTCTTCCTCTGGGGGTCTAAGGTTGAGATTTTGCATTTCGTGAATGTCTGCAAATTTCCAACAGCATCCACCCTGGCAGTACAGCGAGGCTGCAGGAACTGGTATGGTAATTTTCCTGAGCTCCCTAAACCCCAGCGTGTGTCAATGTATTCCACTTTTGCATATTTTACTTCCTATAGAATGGGAGGTACAGAATCGTATCCCTTCTGGAACTATATTAAAGGCCTTGATGGAAGGTGGTGAAAATGGGCCCTGGATGAGATTTATGAGAGCAGAAATAACAGCAGAGGGTTTTTTACAAGAATTTGGGAGACTTTGCTCTGAAATGGTGAGTGATAAACATACCtacatttccatatttttctttttgccttgagTAGTGATTGCAACATTCATGTATAAGTTagttaaactgaaaataaagtgaAACCTAATAACCCATTAcatgttttaaagttatttcttaggccaggcgcagtggctcatgcttataatcccagcactttgggaggcccagggggtggatcacctgaggtcaggagttcgagactagcctggctaactaacattgtgaaaccccgtttctactaaaaatacaaaaaattagccggctctggtggcacacacctgtaatcccagctatttgggaggctgaggcaggagaattgcttgaacctcggggtagaggttgcagtgagctatcatgccattgcactccaacttgagcaacaagagcgaaactgtctcaaaaaaaataataaagttatttttttcaccCCTAGGTGTTCAATGTTCAATTCATATatgaataactaaaaatattcttagccgggcatggtggctcacgcctgtaacttcaacactttgggaggttgagacaggaaaGTGTTTGAACTCtggatttgagaccagcttaggcaacatagccagacctcgtctctataaaaaattaaaaaaattagcgaggcatagtggtgcacacctgtggtcccagctattcaggaggctgaggcttgagcccTAGAGActgagacttcagtgagccatgaccatgccactgcactccagcctgggcaacataacaagactctgtctcaaaaaaaaaaaattctttactaAGTTCCTccagcatatattttttaatgttttctggatgtattataaaggatattatgaaggatacaaatgaacagccagatgacaAGATACCTGGGGGCAAAGGTTTTAGAGCCCACTGTGCCCTTTCTGGCCTGCCACCCTCCTCCCAGCACCTCCATGCATTCAACAACCTGAAATCTCCCCTCTAATAGATACTAAAACAGGAGCTGTCTACATAATGGCTTGAtaaaaaagcttatttaaagcaataataatattgaacattttttctgtaCTGTGCACTGTTCTAAGCTCTTGATATAACTCATGCAACCATAATagctctactaaaatacaatttaaaatatagtaagaaAATTCTGTAggatagatggtggtgatggtgatggttgcatgacAACACGACTTActtaatgccactgcactgtgtacttaaaaatgttgagtcggtggctcacgcctgtaatcccagcattttggaggccaaggtgggcggatcacctgagtcaggagttcaagaccagcctggccaacatggtgaaaccccgtctcttctaaaaatacaaaatttaaccaggcgtggtggtgggcatctgtaatcccagctacctggaggctgagCAGCTGAATtccttgaatccgggaggcagagttaCATTGAGCTGGatcagatcacaccactgcactccacctggtgacagagtaagactccatctccaaaaaaaaaaaaaaaaaaaaaggttaaaatagtaaatttgtgTTACATATATTTCCACAATTTATAGATatctataaataaacatatatgtgtatatataatagtaaactttgaaaaacattatgcaaagtgaaaagaACCAATCAAAAAAACTGCATGGTATATGATTCCATCTgtgtaaaatgtccagaataggcaaacccatagaatagaaagtagattggtggtttcTAGTACAAGGAGACTTTGGGGAAATGAGGAGTGACTGTTAATGGGTAcggtttactctttttttttttaatttttttttgagacagagtctcgctctgtcgccgaggctggagtgcagtggagtgatctcggctcactgcaacctctgcctcccgggttcaggtgattctcctgcctcagcctcctgagtagctgggattacaggcacatgccaccagccccagctaattttgtatttttagtagagacggggtttcaccatgttggccaggatggtctcgatctcttgacctgtgatccacccaccttggcctcccaaagtgctggattacagcgtgagccaccgtgcctggctggtttgCTCTTTAGAGtaatgaaaatgtcctaaaatgatggcagtgatggttgcacaactttgtaaatatattaaaaaccattgaattgtactcTTTAAATAGGTGACTTGCatgcatgtgaattatatttcagtaaAGCTGTTCTaaaatctgtgtgtgtatatgtatatataaaatagcagACTTGCCTTTGCACATTTTGAAATGTGATAAtataagagttttttttctttttttgagacggagtcttgctctgttgcccaggctggagtgcagtggcatgatctcggctcactgcaacctccatctcctgggttcaagctattctcctgcctccacctcctgagtagctgggactacaggtgcgtgccaccatgcctggctaattttttgcatttttagtagagatggggtttcaccatgctagccaggatggtcttgatctcctgacctcgtgatctgcctccctcagcctcccaaagtgctgggattataggcatgagccaccacgcccggccttataaGAGTTTTCAAAACCCACACAGattgaatttaaaaacaagaaaaaaattgatcagAAACTAAAGTTCATAATGGTGTTACTGAGGCAATACAAAAAGCATTAAATGACTTCtcaatcattaaaaattaaattatatatacttcATATACTTTTAGAGTTCACTGTATCCTTTTATGATATGCTGTTTTTTTTCAACTAGCAATCCATGAGCAGAATAAAGAATTCATTTAATTGTAGTATTGATATAAATAGCTCCATTCcctactctgttgctcaggctggagtgcaatggcttgatttatagctcactgcaacccaatctcccaggctcaagccatcctcccacctcagcctcctgagtagctgggaccacaggtatatgccaccaagcctggctaagttaaaaaaaaatttttttttagatctcactttgttgcccaggctggtgtcaaactcctgagctcaagcagtcttcccacctcagcctcccaaagtgctgggattacaggtgtgagccactgtgcccagcctgtaactCTAGTCCTAGGtaacttttaaaaaccttataTGAGAGTTCAGCACAGGGGCTGAGGAACACACTTCCTGCAAGCAGCAAGCTGTGAGCCTGGGCTCTTGTAGCCAGAGAGCAGAAGGACGCCaggaataagcattttttttttctgttggccaTGAGTGTTTGTCACTCTTAATGATTGCTGTTCTCCTGTGCCCTCTCCTGTTCTTAGTCAAAGACCTCCGTGCCTGTGgactcatttttctctctgctgaCCAGTGAGCCAGTGGCAAAGCAGTTCCCAGTGATGACTGAGGCCATAACTCAAATTCGGGCAAAAGGTCTTCAGACTGCAGTCTTGCGCAATAATTTTTATCTTCCCAACAAGAAAAGCTTTTTGCCCCTGGACCGGAAACAGTTTGATGTGGTAAGCTTGAGCTAATTGAAAACCATTGGAACAGAATCTGTGCCCTTGCTTCAGGGTGCAATGTTAAATGCTGTCTTCTAGCAGATCTTGAGTGAGGGAGTTTTTCCTTTAGACACTAGACTAAGTTAGGTTTAAATGCAATAGGTTGAAAACAGACCCTTTAAGATATCACTGTGTTCTTAGCAAGATGAGACATTTATGGCATTTGATTACTGGTTGACACTTCAGCTTTACATTCTAAATTCAAACCTTAGTCTTCATATAACACAAGCATCTCTATCAACCCTCATATCTTAATGGATCCTTTGGCCTTTTCTAAGACCAACTATGTTGCCTTCTATTTCTGTGACATTAGTTCCTAGACCAGTGCTGTCCAATAAAACTTCACTGCCCTCCTCAGCCTGATTTACTTCCATATGAAATCCATCTGCTCCATGTGTGTATCCCAACCTGTCATGTGATAAACCTATTGTTTTGATATGCTT contains:
- the LOC115833938 gene encoding acyl-CoA dehydrogenase family member 10-like — protein: MSANFQQHPPWQYSEAAGTGMVIFLSSLNPSVCQCIPLLHILLPIEWEVQNRIPSGTILKALMEGGENGPWMRFMRAEITAEGFLQEFGRLCSEMSKTSVPVDSFFSLLTSEPVAKQFPVMTEAITQIRAKGLQTAVLRNNFYLPNKKSFLPLDRKQFDVIVESCMQGICKPDPRIYKLCLERLGLQPSESVFLDDLGPYLKAAASLGIHIIK